The following is a genomic window from Pseudomonadota bacterium.
CGAGAAGCTGTCATCTCTGCGCGTTGCGATCAGATCAGAAGAAGTGCACGCCCTGCCACATCCGGATCACATCGTGCACACTGAACGCCGCCATGGCGCACAGCAGAACCACCAGACCGGCCAGGTGCACCACACCTTCCTTGCGCGGGTCGATGGGACGTCCCCGCAGCGCGCCGATGCTCACGAACAAGATGCGGGCCCCGTCGAGCGCGGGAATGGGCAACAGGTTGAAGCTCCCCACCGATGTACAGATGATGGCCCAGAAGAAGAGAAGCGCCCAGATGCCCTGATGGTAGACCTCGAAGAGCATCTGCCCGATGAGCAGCGGACCGCCGGTCCCTTCGCCGACCTCCTTCACGGTGATCTCGTGACGCGTGAGACGCGACAGGATCTCGAAGGGAAGCAAGGTGATCTTCGTGATCCACTGACCCGAGCGGCTGAAGCAGTCAGCCGCACTGTCGATGGGCACCCAGGCGATGGTGCCCTTGCTCGTGGGAATCACGCCCATGCGCCCGATCTTGCGATGCTCCGGAGAGCCGTCATCGACCGCGAGAGGCACGAGCCGGAAGTCGATGGACTTGCCCTCTCGGACCACGGAGACCTTGATCTCCTCGCCCCCGTGACCTCTGACCTTGCTCACCACGTCGAGGAAGTTCTCGACCGGCGCGTCATTGATGGCCACGATGCGATCGTCGACCGCCAGGCCCGCCTTCGCCGCGGGCGACCCGTCCTGAATGCCACCGACAAGGTTGAGCGGCACCAGCATGCGGTCCGGGTTCGGCATGCTGCCGTGCACAAAGCCCAGCAGCAGCAAGGCCGCAAGCGCCGACACGTAGTTCATGAAGCAACCGCCGCCGAGAACCACGATCTGGCTCATCCAGGGCTTGTTGAGAAAGCTTCCCGGATCATCGGGGTTGGCGTCGGGGTCGTCTTCGCCTTCCATGCGCACGAACCCGCCGAGCGGAAAGGCCCGCAGGCAGTACTCGGTGCCGTCGACCGTGCGGGCGAACAGCTTCGGGCCGAAGCCCAGGGCGAACTCGTACACGGTGATGCCGACGCGCTTGGCCGTCAGGAAATGGCCCAGCTCGTGCACGAAGAT
Proteins encoded in this region:
- a CDS encoding RIP metalloprotease → MPVGVSWRYNRTMHLILTKLEWLAANWVALAVVLLSFGFIIFVHELGHFLTAKRVGITVYEFALGFGPKLFARTVDGTEYCLRAFPLGGFVRMEGEDDPDANPDDPGSFLNKPWMSQIVVLGGGCFMNYVSALAALLLLGFVHGSMPNPDRMLVPLNLVGGIQDGSPAAKAGLAVDDRIVAINDAPVENFLDVVSKVRGHGGEEIKVSVVREGKSIDFRLVPLAVDDGSPEHRKIGRMGVIPTSKGTIAWVPIDSAADCFSRSGQWITKITLLPFEILSRLTRHEITVKEVGEGTGGPLLIGQMLFEVYHQGIWALLFFWAIICTSVGSFNLLPIPALDGARILFVSIGALRGRPIDPRKEGVVHLAGLVVLLCAMAAFSVHDVIRMWQGVHFF